The Gemmatimonadales bacterium genome includes the window GCTTGGCGTCGTGGCCTCGCTCATCGCGAGTCTCACGACGATCGTGGTTGTATTGCGGCGCTGAGGCGTGCAGCCGCTCCGATAAGGCAGGGTGCGCCCCGCGCGCGGGCGGCGACTGTTACGCGGCGCCGACCGAGGTGCGTGCAGGTCCCTGCGCGGCGGCGGCATCCGTGAGGGCGGGGGCGTAGTCCGGCACCAAGCGAGTAACGAGCATCCGAAGGTCGTGCTCCGGCGCTCCGCCCTGTGCAGCGTCGATAAGCCGCTCGATCGTCTGAGAGGCGCCAAACGGCACAGTTCGAGTGAGCGCCCGGCGCACTCTCGGATGCGAAGTCGGCACTGTGCGCTCATGATCGAGCAGGATCTGCTCGTCCAGCCGCTCGCCGGGGCGAATGCCGGTGAAGCGGATTTCGATTGGATTGCCGGTGTCACGCCCGTGGAGGCGGATGAGCGCCGCCGCCAGATCAAGAATCCGCACCGGCTCCCCTGCATCGAGCACCAGCACCTCGCCCCCCCGCGCCGCGGCAGCCGCTTCCAGCAGCAGCGTGCTCGCGTCCCGGAGCAGGACGAAGTGGCGCCGCATCTGGGGATGGGTGACGGTCACCGGCCCGCCGCCCGCAATCTGGCTCAAGAACGTAGGCAGCACGCTGCTGCGGCTCCCCAGCACGTTGGAGAGGCGGATGGCGGCGAACCGCCGCCCGTCGTGAGTCGGCACGCCCTGCACCACCAGCTCCGCCACCCGTTTCGCGGCTCCCATCACGCTGGTCGGACGGACGGCCTTGATGGTCGAGATAAGCACAAGATGCTGCGCGCCGTATTCATCGGCGAGGCTCACCACGTTCCGGGTGCCGAGCACGTTGCTCGTCACCGCCTCCCGGATGCTGTCCTCGAGCAACGGCAGGTGCTTGTGGCCCGCGGCATGGAAGACCGAGTGGGGACGGTGCTCTTCGAAGACCTGGCGCATGCGCTCGACGTCACGCACGTCGGCGATGACCGGCTGCACGTCGGCGCTGGGAAACGTCTGCGCGAATTCGCCCAGCAACTCCGCGATCGAGTTTTCGCCGTGCCCGAGAGCGACGATGCGCCTCGGCGCCGCGCGCGCGAGCTGGCGGCAGAGCTCGCTTCCGATCGAGCCACCGGCCCCGGTCACCATCACCGTTTCACCGCACGCGAGCGGACGGATGGCCTCGAGGTCGAGCTCGACGGGCTCCCGCCGCAGCAGGCGTCTCAGGTGCGCCTCCTCGATGGCGCTTGCCGCGGCGCCGGCCACGTGCAGGCGCGGGGCCGCGCGCCGGGCTTCGGCCGCGAGTGCGTGCTGGGGTATGGGGTTCGGCGCGAGCAGATATTCCGGCAGATCGGCGACGCCGAGTCCCCACGGGACGAAGATGAGGTGATGGTCGGGGGTTTCCGACCAGGCCAGGCGGGTACTCAGGAGGACGGTTGCCGTCTGAAACAGGATGGCGAGATCCGTCTTGAGACTGCACGCCTCGGCATATGCAACGCGAAGCCAGGATTTTTCCGGCCGCACCTGGGTTTCGTAATACCCTTCCCAGTCGTCGTGCGCGCTCCCGAGGATCTGCTCCTCGTTGTGAAAGCGGACGGAGGCCCAGTCGGTGATGCCGGGACGGACGTTGAGGGCGCGGCGCTCCCAGTCCGCGTAGCGCGCGACCTCTTCCTCGAACATCGGACGGGGGCCCACGAGGCTCATCTCGCCGCGAAGCACGTTGATGAGCTGGGGCAACTCATCGAGCTTGGTGGCGCGAAGGACGCGGCCGATGCGGGTGATGCGTTCGTCGTTGCAGGTGGTCTTGGGCCCGCCGAGCTGCTCCGCGTCAGCGACCATGGTGCGGAACTTCACCTGATGAAAGCGGCGCCCCTTGTAACCGGAGCGGGCGCCGCGGTAGAGGACGGCGCCCGGTGAATCGAGCAGGACGAGGATCGAAATGATCGCCATGGCCGGCGCAAAGAGGACCAGGCCGATGGCGCTGAAGACGATGTCGAGGATTCGCTTACCGCGCTTGTTGTATACGGGGTGGCGCACCCTGATCCTCTACCGCTGAAGTGTGGTCCGTCGAACATCAGCACACTCGATCGGTGCCGCGAACGATCAAACCCGCCCTGAACCGTCGCTCCCCCCACCCGTCGCTGCCACTTCAGCTGATCGCCTGACCGCGCTCAGTGCACGTCCGCGCCGCCGGCCGGACAGTCTCGGTGCCACAAGTTCGCCGGGGCCAGCCGACCCGCTGTCCCCCATGCAGGCCGGCCGGCGCGTCCCCATACGCCTCGGATGGGGCCGCGCCGAGCCCCGGCGAACGGGCGTAAGTCCCTCTAGTGTCGCAAACTCCGACTTACCCGTCAACTGACTGCAAACCTAAGCGGGCCCGGGACAAGCAGGAAGTATGCTCGCCCGCCCCACCGCTGCGGCCGCTGGCCTAAGCCTCGACACGGGCGAACCTCGACTGCAAATCCGCGTCCCGCCCCGGCAAGAAGCGTGTCAGCGTGAGACGAGGCTAGCGGGCGCCGGCAAGGAATAACCGGCGCATATCGGCCTCGACGGACTCCAGCGTGCCCGACATGAGATAGGTGTTGAAACGTGACGTGCCCGCGGGGAGCCCGAGGCCGTGCAAGGCATTGATCTTGGAGACCGAGCGCGAGGTCGCGTCATATGTGGTTTCGGCCGGCGTCGCGCTCCGCATGTACTGGAATCCCCCGCGGGTCACGGAGCCCCCGTGGTCTGCGCTCACGCCGTAGAGCCCGAACGCTTCACCGCCATCAGGCGTGGCCACGATGAGGCCGCCGAACCCTGAGGGCGGCCGGGTCCCGCCAGTGCGCACCTTGACGTCGAGCAGCGGCGCCAGCGCCTGGTCTCCGGCGTCGTAGCGGTAGAACCGCGAGAGCCGCGCGTTGACGTACACCGCGGGGATCTCGAGGCTCGCCCGGGGCAGCGCCGCCGCCAGGGTGACCACGGTAGTGTACCGGGCGACCGGTCCCATCCCTGCGTAATCGAGCGTGATTTCTTTTCCCAGCTGGGTTCCCCGCCAGACGATCGCGTGCGTCGTGTCGCCGCCGAAGAATTCGGGCTGCCACTCGAGCGGCGCAGCACGGGTGGACTGGGTCGTGGCGGACGAGTTAACCATGGAGAGACACGGCGACCCCTGGCGCGTCGCCGGATCGGGAAGCCAGAGCGGCTCCGAGTGCACGCTCCCCGCCTCGGTCGGATTGCCCCTCGTGAGATCGTGCGCATCCACCACGAACGCCGCCTGGATCTCGCGGCCGTAGTCGCGCACGTTCACAAACTCGGCGCCCTTCCATTTCCACGACCAGAGCGCGCAGCCGGCGACGGGGTTGGACGTGATCGTGACGCCGCCGGCGGAGAGAGCGAGCATCGCGGTATCCCTCGCACCCGGCCCCGCCGGAAGTAATGCCGGCTCGCCGCCGGCGCCCGCCGACGTGAGCCACGACCGCCGTGCGCTCGACCAGCCCAGGTCCGACCGCATCCCGCCGGGCACACCGGTACCGGGCACGCCGGCGCCCGTCGAGCAGGCGAGCGCAAGCAACGCGGCGACCAGCGTACGGCGGCGCGTCACCGGTGCGTCACGCTGATCCGAGACCCGATTTGGCGAGCACGACGAGACCGGCGATCATCGCGGCGACGAGCGCCACCGCGGGCACCTTGAGCAGGAGCCAGCGGGGGTCGGGTCGAGGCGGGACGATCGGCGGGTCCAGCACGGTGAAGACGGGTGTGTCGCG containing:
- a CDS encoding SDR family NAD(P)-dependent oxidoreductase translates to MRHPVYNKRGKRILDIVFSAIGLVLFAPAMAIISILVLLDSPGAVLYRGARSGYKGRRFHQVKFRTMVADAEQLGGPKTTCNDERITRIGRVLRATKLDELPQLINVLRGEMSLVGPRPMFEEEVARYADWERRALNVRPGITDWASVRFHNEEQILGSAHDDWEGYYETQVRPEKSWLRVAYAEACSLKTDLAILFQTATVLLSTRLAWSETPDHHLIFVPWGLGVADLPEYLLAPNPIPQHALAAEARRAAPRLHVAGAAASAIEEAHLRRLLRREPVELDLEAIRPLACGETVMVTGAGGSIGSELCRQLARAAPRRIVALGHGENSIAELLGEFAQTFPSADVQPVIADVRDVERMRQVFEEHRPHSVFHAAGHKHLPLLEDSIREAVTSNVLGTRNVVSLADEYGAQHLVLISTIKAVRPTSVMGAAKRVAELVVQGVPTHDGRRFAAIRLSNVLGSRSSVLPTFLSQIAGGGPVTVTHPQMRRHFVLLRDASTLLLEAAAAARGGEVLVLDAGEPVRILDLAAALIRLHGRDTGNPIEIRFTGIRPGERLDEQILLDHERTVPTSHPRVRRALTRTVPFGASQTIERLIDAAQGGAPEHDLRMLVTRLVPDYAPALTDAAAAQGPARTSVGAA